A stretch of DNA from Halobacillus litoralis:
GTAATTCTAAAATTGTCGGCCCAATTTATGAACATTTTGTGTCCAAAGTGCGAATTTTTTGTTACAATAATATCAAAGAAAACGTTTACATTAAGGAAACATCAATAAGGAGATGATTTTCATGGGTGCGATCGTAATGTTCTTGATTTTGGCGACAGTGGCTCCATTTCTATTCTTACAAGCGAAAAAGATGGCTTTCGCCGTCGCGCAATCGATTCTGCTCATCGGCATGTGGTTGTACTTCTTCCAAGTGACGATGTACGCAGATCCAGGAGTATTCTCCATCACATGGTCTATGTTCTACCTCGGTTTGATCGGCGCGCACGTGGCCTGGGTGATGTTTATCGTAGCGACGGTGAAATCAAGCCCTGGATACAAAGAAAGCTTAACCAAAGAAAAAGAAACGCTCCTTTCCTGATTTCAGGAAAGAAGCGTTTCTTTTTTTAATCTCTTGGCTGAAGTTTGTACAGTTGGATCATCGCCTGTACAAAACTGAAACCAGTGAGAATATATAAAACAAATTTAGGGTCATAGGAGGAATAAAGCGCTCCGCCTAAGGAAAATGCCGTCAGCAGTATGCAAAGAACGAATCCCACTAAATCTTTCCACGGCCATCCGGCCTCCATCGGCATGTTTTGTTTTTGTTCCATCCTGATAACCCCCATTTGTTTTAGTGACCGCTATGGTCTTCTGATTGCTGCTCTTCGTGCTGTTGGTTGTCGCCCATATCCCCGTTGTCTCCATGGTCATGCCCGAAGGACATAACGAAAAGGGAGCCTGCGACAAGGATACCAGCGAGTGCGAAGCCGTGGAACATCATGTTCCATGGCACATGCCCATTTCCGCTTGAAGCTTCTGTGACGTGCATGAACATGAACAATTGAACGCCTGCCTGCAAGAGAGCCAAAATCATGATGCCGATGATGACCCATGTGACAGGCAGATTGGATTGAATTGCTGCCCATGCGGCCACCAGCGTCATGACGAGTGACAAGATGAATCCAATGACGTGATTCATCGGTACGCGTTTTTTAGAATCGGCCATATTAAATCACCATCCCAATCAGATAGACACTCGTGAAGATGAAGATCCAAATGACATCAAGGAAGTGCCAGTATAAGCTGATGATAAAGAATTTACGGCTGGTGACGTTCGTCAGTCCGCGCTTCTTGATTTGGATCAAGAGCAGAGTCGCCCAGCCGACACCGAGCGTGACGTGCAGTCCGTGTGTTCCGGCAAGGATGAAGAACGCCGACCAGAAAGCAGCGGACTGGACCGTTGCTCCTTCGTGCGTGTAGTGGACGAATTCAAAAATCTCAAAGCCAAGGAATCCAAGACCAAGAGCTAACGTAATGATCATCCAAAGGATCAGCCCTTTGACCGATCCCCTTCTCATTTCATGAATCGCAAGTCCACATGTAAAACTACTCGTCAATAGCAGGAAGGTCATGACAAGAACGATGCCCGGTTCGAACAATTCACCCGGAGTCGGTGCATCAGCTGTACGTCCAAACAATACCGCATACGTGGCAAAAAGGGTCGCGAAGAGGACGACTTCGGCTCCAAGGAAAATCCAGAAGCCCATGATGGTCATCTGACCTTCTTGGGTGCGATATTCTAGTGGACCTGTTTTCAGTTCTTCCGCAGCCATATCATAACCCCCTCGCTTTTTTCTCTGTACGTTTGATTTCTTCTACCGGTACATAATACCCGTCGTCATAATCGAAGGAACGGCGGATCATCATGAACACGGCACCGATTAATCCGAAGACCGCGACATACATCCATTCGAAGACGAGACCGAAACTCGCAAGTCCAAGGAGTGCCATCATGATGAACGGCTGTCCTGTGTAACTTGGCATGTGGATCGGCTTCACTTTGTCTTCTTCAAACGTCGTCTTGCCTTCTTCTTTCATACGGATATATGGATCGATTTCGTCCACATATGGAACCGTTGCAAAGTTGTAGTAAGGTACTGGTGTCGTTGTCGCCCATTCAAGCGTACGACCGTTTCCGTTCCAAGAGTCGCCTGTTGTTTCGCGCTCACTGTAACGGAAGCTGTAGTACACGTTGTAAACGAACACGATGAAACCAAGTCCCATTCCGAAAGCACCGATGGTTGAGATGACGTTCAATGGAAGCCACTCAGCGACGTTCGTAATGAACAAACGACGCGGCATGCCGTCAAGGCCTAGGAAGTATTGTGGGAAGAAGCACACATGGAAGCCGAAGAAGAACAACCAGAATGCCCATTTACCCAAACGCTCGTTCATCTTGTGACCGAACATTTTCGGATACCAGAACACAAGACCTGCGAAACAGGCGAATACAGTACCTGCGATCAGCACGTAGTGGAAGTGCGCGATCAGGAAGTACGAGTTGTGGAACTGAAAGTCCGCTGCCGCCATACCGAGCATGACACCTGTGACACCACCAAGGATGAAACTTGGGATGAAGGCCAGTGACCAAAGCATCGGTACAGTGAACTCGATTTTCGATTTATACAAGGTCGCAAGCCAGTTGAAGATCTTCACTCCGGTCGGTACGGCGATCAACATCGTCGATACAGAAAAGACGGAGTTGACGAATGCGCCGGCACCCATCGTGAAGAAGTGGTGGACCCAAACTAAGAAACTAAGCAATGCGATGACGATCATGGACCAGACCATCACATGGTAGCCAAACAGACGTTTTTTCGCGAATGTGGCGATGACTTCGGAGAAAATACCGAAGGCAGGAAGAATAACGATGTACACTTCCGGGTGTCCCCACATCCAGAACAGGTTCGCCCACATCATCGGCAGGCCTTCCCCTGTCAAAGTAAAGAATTGTGCACCGAAAACACGGTCAATCGTAAGTAGCGCAAGAGCTACGGTCAAAATCGGGAACGCGAATACGATGATGAAACATGTCACCAATGTCGACCATGTGAAGATCGGCATATGGAAAAGCTTCATGCTAGGAGCACGCATTTTCAAAATCGTGACCATCAAGTTGATCCCTGTAGCAAGGGTACCAATTCCTGATAGCTGCAGTCCCATAAGGTAAAAGTTTTGTCCAGGTCCAGGGCTCATCGCTGCACCGGAAAGCGGCGTGTAACTTGTCCACCCGGCATCCGGAGATCCTCCGATGACGAAGGAAATGTTGAAGAGCGCCATTCCGAAGAAGAAGGACCAGAAACTTAGCGCGTTCAAATATGGAAACGCGAAGTCACGCGCTCCGATCTGAAGGGGAACGATGATGTTCATGAGTCCGATCAAGAACGGCATCGCCATGAAAATGATCATGATCGTTCCGTGTGTTGTGAAAATTTCGTTATAGTGTTGGGAGTTCAAGAATCCCAAATCAGGAAATGCCAGCTGCACCCTCATCATCATGGCGTCCACGCCACCACGGAATAACATGAGAAGGGCGCTTAAAATATACATGACACCGATTTTCTTGTGGTCAACGGTCGTCAACCATTCGCTCCAAAGCCATTTCCATTTTTTGAAATACGTCAGAATGAAAAGGAGGGCGAGCCCAACTAAGGCCATCGATACCATGGCACCATAGATGATCGGTTCACCGGTGACTAGAATATCTGTAATGTGCATGTCTTCACCTGCTTTCTTTACGTTCTATTGGAAGCTTTCTTGTTTGTCGATTTCATATAAATGAAGCTTCTCTTTGAATTGTTCACGGTACTTTTCAACGACGTAACCCATACCTTCTCTCGTATGGTGCTTCACATAATCCAAGTGTGTGTTTGAATAAGATTGTACGTCGGTCATTCCAGGTGCAAGCAGCTCATCGTAACGATCTGCTGTCAGCTCTGGAGCTTCATTTTTAATTTCATCTGCCCATGTATTGAACTCTTCTTCGTTCTCGGCATAGACCTTGAACGTTTGAGCAGCAAAACCTTCCCCATTGAAGTTCGAGTTACGTCCATCGTAGACCCCTTCTTCATCGGCCTGCAGATATAATTTCGTCATCATACCTGCCATGTTGTACTTTTGACCGCCGAGTGCCGGAATCCATAAAGCTGACATCGAATCTGCGGATGACAGTCTGAATTCAATCGGACGATCGGTCGGGATGTGTAAGTAGTTCACGGTTTCAATATCCTGCTCCGGATAACTGAAGAACCATTTCCAATCCGCGGTTGTCGCATAAACAACAAGCGGCTCTTTCACCTCTTCACCGGCAGCGGGCTCCGGAGGCTTTTCCAAATCGAAAAGTGTCGTAACCGTCGGTATGGATAATAGGACAACAATAATAATAGGAATAATCGTCCAGATGACCTCGATGGTCGTATTTCCATGCAGATTCGGGTCATAGTCACTTTCTTTACGTCCCGGTCGGTTCTCTCGGTACTTGATGAGCATGTAGGCAAATAGAGCAAACACGACAACAATGATTCCAAGCATGAACCAAAGGGAGTATACAATCAGGTCATATTGACTTTGAGCGACCGGCCCTTTGGGATCGAGCACAGTCATTTCCAACTGCCCGCACCCGCTTAAGAAAAGAATCAAGCCGAGCGGCAGCAAACCTAACCATCTATTTCGGAGATGTTTAGCTTTCATGAATCTTAACCCTCCTATCAATCTGTTAAATTATAAGTATAAAACTCGGAAACTAGGAGCTGTTATACGTATCAGGGCTTGACTGATTATATCAGATTTTGCGGAATTTGAAGTACATGTTCACAACTTTGTCATACATCGTTCACGAACTTTTAATAAATCCGCCACATGATAGACGCTTTCAAGGAAATTACTAACAATTTAATAAAAAATAGGATGTTTGTTCAGAAAGGGATTGGTATTTTTAAAACGTCGACATAGCAAGAACAACCGGGGATGATGAGCTCTCCCATCTCCGTTCCCTTCCAGCAGGTGAACCAAAACCTTTTCCATACATTCGTGGCTTATAGGAAATTCAACTTTCAGGTAAAAAAATAAGAACCTGATTCACTGTAAAAGTGAAACAGGTTCTCTTTTTTGATGAAACACCTTTTATGGAAGAAGGACGATTTTTCCTTTTTTGCCCGATTCCTTGAAATACTGCTGCGCTTCCTTCGCTTCTTCTAAAGGGAAGGTACGATCGATGACAGGTTGAATTTTTTGTTCAGAGATCGCTTTTAACATCCGTTTGAATTCTTCCCGTGTACCTAAAACAGATCCATACATGGTGATGTGCTTCAAATAAAGGGTACGGAAATCAAGTTCTGTCTTTTGACCGCCGGAAGAACCGGATGTACAGAATTTCCCGCCTTTTTTAAGCACGGTCAAAGCCGTAGAGAACAAGGCATCTCCGACAACGTCAAGCACCGTATCAATCGGACCGCCGTTGGCCTCTAAAATTTCATCCGACAGGTTCTCGGATTTATAAGACAGGACATGTGTCGCTCCGAGTTCCTTCATTCTCTCTTCCATACTCAAATCTCCGACAAGAGCGATGACGTCTGCTCCGAAGACTTTCGATGCGATTTGCACGTTCAGCGAGCCGACACCGCCGTTAGCACCCGTGACCATCACCGTTTCGCCCGGTTTCGGCTGCACTTGTTCTACCATATGCCAGGCTGTCATGCCACTGACGGAAAACACACAGCTTTCTGTGTAATCTTCAAGGGGCATATCAAAGCAAAGCTCTGCCGGCCAAACGACATACTCCGCATACCCTCCATCATACTCGGAGCCGATGAAGGACATGTCTTCCGAAATGTGTTCCTGTCCATCCGGACCACTGGACGTGAATGGAAACAGAACGACGTCTTTCCCCATCATCGTTTCATCCACTTGTTCGCCGATCTGGACCACTTGTCCGGTAATATCAGAACCCGGGGTACGTGGGAATTGAACGCCTTCCGGACGCCAGCCTGATTTGCCGCCTTG
This window harbors:
- the qoxD gene encoding cytochrome aa3 quinol oxidase subunit IV yields the protein MADSKKRVPMNHVIGFILSLVMTLVAAWAAIQSNLPVTWVIIGIMILALLQAGVQLFMFMHVTEASSGNGHVPWNMMFHGFALAGILVAGSLFVMSFGHDHGDNGDMGDNQQHEEQQSEDHSGH
- the qoxC gene encoding cytochrome aa3 quinol oxidase subunit III; protein product: MAAEELKTGPLEYRTQEGQMTIMGFWIFLGAEVVLFATLFATYAVLFGRTADAPTPGELFEPGIVLVMTFLLLTSSFTCGLAIHEMRRGSVKGLILWMIITLALGLGFLGFEIFEFVHYTHEGATVQSAAFWSAFFILAGTHGLHVTLGVGWATLLLIQIKKRGLTNVTSRKFFIISLYWHFLDVIWIFIFTSVYLIGMVI
- the qoxB gene encoding cytochrome aa3 quinol oxidase subunit I; translated protein: MHITDILVTGEPIIYGAMVSMALVGLALLFILTYFKKWKWLWSEWLTTVDHKKIGVMYILSALLMLFRGGVDAMMMRVQLAFPDLGFLNSQHYNEIFTTHGTIMIIFMAMPFLIGLMNIIVPLQIGARDFAFPYLNALSFWSFFFGMALFNISFVIGGSPDAGWTSYTPLSGAAMSPGPGQNFYLMGLQLSGIGTLATGINLMVTILKMRAPSMKLFHMPIFTWSTLVTCFIIVFAFPILTVALALLTIDRVFGAQFFTLTGEGLPMMWANLFWMWGHPEVYIVILPAFGIFSEVIATFAKKRLFGYHVMVWSMIVIALLSFLVWVHHFFTMGAGAFVNSVFSVSTMLIAVPTGVKIFNWLATLYKSKIEFTVPMLWSLAFIPSFILGGVTGVMLGMAAADFQFHNSYFLIAHFHYVLIAGTVFACFAGLVFWYPKMFGHKMNERLGKWAFWLFFFGFHVCFFPQYFLGLDGMPRRLFITNVAEWLPLNVISTIGAFGMGLGFIVFVYNVYYSFRYSERETTGDSWNGNGRTLEWATTTPVPYYNFATVPYVDEIDPYIRMKEEGKTTFEEDKVKPIHMPSYTGQPFIMMALLGLASFGLVFEWMYVAVFGLIGAVFMMIRRSFDYDDGYYVPVEEIKRTEKKARGL
- the qoxA gene encoding cytochrome aa3 quinol oxidase subunit II, with amino-acid sequence MKAKHLRNRWLGLLPLGLILFLSGCGQLEMTVLDPKGPVAQSQYDLIVYSLWFMLGIIVVVFALFAYMLIKYRENRPGRKESDYDPNLHGNTTIEVIWTIIPIIIVVLLSIPTVTTLFDLEKPPEPAAGEEVKEPLVVYATTADWKWFFSYPEQDIETVNYLHIPTDRPIEFRLSSADSMSALWIPALGGQKYNMAGMMTKLYLQADEEGVYDGRNSNFNGEGFAAQTFKVYAENEEEFNTWADEIKNEAPELTADRYDELLAPGMTDVQSYSNTHLDYVKHHTREGMGYVVEKYREQFKEKLHLYEIDKQESFQ
- a CDS encoding zinc-binding dehydrogenase, which translates into the protein MKAVQVTGYGDVDQLKLVDIPTPEPKENEVLVQVKACAINNTEIWMREGAYGQGGKSGWRPEGVQFPRTPGSDITGQVVQIGEQVDETMMGKDVVLFPFTSSGPDGQEHISEDMSFIGSEYDGGYAEYVVWPAELCFDMPLEDYTESCVFSVSGMTAWHMVEQVQPKPGETVMVTGANGGVGSLNVQIASKVFGADVIALVGDLSMEERMKELGATHVLSYKSENLSDEILEANGGPIDTVLDVVGDALFSTALTVLKKGGKFCTSGSSGGQKTELDFRTLYLKHITMYGSVLGTREEFKRMLKAISEQKIQPVIDRTFPLEEAKEAQQYFKESGKKGKIVLLP